Genomic window (Deltaproteobacteria bacterium):
GGCTGCACTCCCCAAGCCCATGCCAACGCCGATCACGACCGGCGCATGATCGAGCGCGGCTGCACTCTCCGCCGTCCGACGCTGCGCGACGACATTGACGCGCGCGACCTGGTTCGGAACCGGCAGGCGCTCGACCACGGCGCGCCGCGACGTGTCGGGCGTGGCCGCGTCGAGTAAACCCGGCCGCACGGTTGCCATCTCCGGTCGTGTCTTGGAGAGGATCGGCGCAACCACACTGCCACCGAACGCCGGCTTGTACTGCAGCAGCCGGCCTTCGCCGTCGAGATCGAGATCGATGCAATCGCCCGTCAGGCCCAGGCCGAGGCGGGCCGCCACCCGCGGCGCCAGATCGCGACCCATCACCGTCGCCGGCAGCAACACCACTCCCGGCTGGCGGGTGCGGATAGCGTCGGCGACAATCGCCGCCCACAGTTCAGTGTCGTAGTGCGGCAGACGCGCATGATCCGCCACCAACACATGCTGAGCGCCATAGTGCGCGCACTCCGTTGCGTGGCGCTCGGCGCCAGCGCCGATGATGAACGCGGTCACCGACGCGTCCATCCGTTGCGCGAGTTCCGCTGCCTTGCCGAGCAATTCGTATGTCACCGGCCGCACACGCTCGTGCAGCACCTCGCCAAGCACCCAAATGTCCTTGGCTCCGGCACGCGGGACCGTCCCGGCAGCAGGCGTGCGAGGGGCAGCCGTTGCCTGCCACTCGCCGAAGAGGCCGTGCTTCAACAGCGCACTGACAAGTTGATCAACGACCTGCTCCAGGGTGTCACCCGTGAGCACCTGACCGCGCCGCTTGGTTTCGATCGTTTCCAGCCCTGCGACCCACGTCGGCGAACCACTCGTCCCCAATTGCTCGGTCGCGAGCGGCAACTCGGCTGCGGTCACTGTCACGATCGGCTTCTGTTTGGCTTGTTCGCGGTCAGTCTTGGACGGGAAGCGTTCAGGCGCCAAGTCCTCGGCGGCAGTCACCAGCGCTGGCCACCCAACTTCGACGGTTTCGAACCCGTTGTCGGTTTCTCGCTCCGACGTAATGCGTCGAGTAGCCACATTGACCTCGATCGTGTGCGCGCCGGTGATCTGCGCGACATCGAGCAACTCGGCGACTTCGGGTCCGACCTGACCGGTTTCCGCATCGACGCTGTGGCGACCGCACAGAATGAGATCGAACGGTTCGCGACGGATCGCGGCCGCTAACACCCGCGCGGTGGCGAGCGTATCCGACCCCGCGAACGCGCGATCGCACAGATGGACGGCACGATCCGCGCCCAGCGCCAGACACTCCGCTAACGCTTCCCGGGCTTGTGGCGGTCCCATCGTGAGCACGACCACTTCGCCTCCGTGTGCACGCACCAGGTCCACGGCCTTAATCAGTGCCCGCACGTCGAACGAGCTGACTTCGGTCGGTACACCCTCGCGCTTCAACGTCTTCGAGGTTGCATCGAACTGCATCGCCGAGACGACGGGCACCTGCTTTATGCACACCACAATACGCACGCCGCTTGCCTCCGCTCTTCTGAATTGTACGCACCGTGTGACAGCAATCGGGAGCGAGTGCAAACCTGCATCCGAGGGTAGTGTCCTAATTTGAAGCTTTGGGAGGAGTGCTCTTAGCCTTCGGAGTGCTCATAGCGATGGCGTGTTGGAATTTCTGCGGAGTAAACTCTGAATCAATCGCTCCACGCCGCACGCGCTCTAGAACGTGGTCAGTAAGCGGCTGGCATTGAACCACGAAGCCGCCCTCCAGCATGGCGTCCCGCACTACCACTGAGAGTTGTCGGCCCTCTTCATAGGAAACAGCCATCGGCTGATGGCCGATGCTTGGGTGATCATGCGATTGAAGCACGCACGTCAGGTCATCCCATCCGTTGTGCCGCAAGCGCCTGAGGGGAAAGATCACCACGTCGCCCGTGGCGGAGGGGCCATCGGCGACAATCCACAGTCTTTCCGGACTAGTCGGATTACGATTGAGAAACGTGTGGCCGGCTGCGCAGGTCCAGGAAGTAGGTGTCTTCGGCATCGTGAGTTAGCTGCCTGATTTCTTCCTGTGACTTGCCTTCGTGGTGCAGGATAGTTTGCGGATCAATCGGATCAGAAGAGCCATCTGGATCAACCCACTCTGGAAGATCGTGAGTGAGGTCCCGAAGCGCCCATTTGTCCAAGGGTCCATACTTGCTGTCGACTTCATCGAGGATTCTCAACTCATACTTGGACAGTTCATCTGTTTCGAGTTCCCGCGCAAGCGCCACCTCATAACTCGTGGAGGTAGTGATATACTCAGACCAAGGCGAAGGGGTTCGCGACCCCCAATTGATGAGGTCCAGGACGGTGGAGAGAACAGGGCCATGTGGCATCGATACCATGTGATCGCCCGTTATCATCCGACCGCGCTCCACGAGAACCCGACGATCCGCCAGATATAGAAGCTTGATCAGCTTCATGTAATTGAGACGCCCGCCACGCAGCTTTATCAGGTATGCAGCGGCTTGCGCGGCCTTCCGCTCGTTGAACCGGAACCTCATTCCTAAGAGCGTAGCAGTTCATCCCCGCCGAGTCACTAGGAATGACACTCATCACTGTCGCCTCTTGCGTGCATCGGTGACGATCGCTGCGCGTACTGCATCGATGGCTGAGTTGATAGGAGCCACACCTAGCACCGCCACATGGTGCAGCGTGTCGTCATCGCCGCGATAGCTCCAAGCATAGGCGCGCTGCGCATTCGGGTGCCCACGGATCGCGAACACTTCCACGTCGCCTTGCCATACAGGCTCACCGTTGACCGTCTCATTCACGGGTACGGACTCAACGTGCTGGCTATCGAGTCCATGCAGATCGCGGATTGTCTTCCGTAGGCGCGCAACATCGTTCATGCTGCCATATCCACCAGGTCGCCGATGCTGAGGGCACTCGGCAGCACGCCAGCCTCCATCGCGGGAGTGCAACGAATCGTGCGGTGCTCTCGGACGAAGTTGTAAAATGCGAAGTACAGGTCCATCGATGCCTTGAAGTTCTCCAGCTTCTTGCTGAAACCGAGACTCAAGCGCGTGAGTCGTCGGCAGTGAGTCCGGATACTCAGGTTGCTGCGCTCGACCAGCGAAGTCGAAACAAGGTCCATGTTCGGATACCCGATCAAGTCGTCTTTCTCGCTGCTCACTACACGCGGCGGACTGTAGCGGCCACGACCGGCCGGCGTCTCTGCGTATTCCTTTACCACGGTCGCGTAGTCAACGTCGCGACCAAACGCTTGTTCGATGGCGTGCACGTAGGCCGGAAAACCGTCGCTCGAAATCTGCACGCGGTTGCGCAGCCGCGACGCCAGATCGTCAACGAACTCCATCGTGGTGTGATAGGTGCGCTTGCCGACCTTGTAGCTCGGAATCAGCTTGCTCACCGGATCGAGTGCAACGAAGGTGTACTGATCGCCAACACGCGACCAGTCGTCGCCCTCTTCGACGTTCTTGTTCTTCTTGGCGACGAACGCCCAGATTTCGTCGACCTCGATTCGGCGGCAATCCAGATCGCGGAGCGCCCAATCGCTGAACTCGGCACACTTGGTGCCCACGCGCACCATCAGCCGGAGAATCGTATCGCGATGCACGCCGGTGATGCGCTCCGCGCTACGCACGCTAGAGCCCTCCAGCAACATCGAAATCACCGCTACCTGTTTGTCCTTCTTGAGTACGTTCGCCATATGATTCTCCCGGAGAATTTGCTAAAGGAGACGGAGGGCGGGGGTTTCGGTCCCCACTCGCGCTGCCACGCGAGCCCTAGGGTTGTAACGCCCGTTATCAGCGCCAGCTTGCGGCACCCTCCGAAGGGTAGGACCCCGGCCAGGCTCGGATTTGGAGTTCGAGACCTGGCCGGCACCCAACGCCACCACAACAACCATTGATGCGCGAGCTTTGGAGTTTCGCGACGAATTGCCTGTGTCGTTGAACATGATCGAAGTCTACCAGTTTGCCGCGCCAGGTCAAGAGCCAAAAGCGTATTTGGCGATTTTTTAGCTCGACACAATTGGCGCGCCGGCATGCGACAAAATGTGTTGACGTGAGCCATCGTATTCACTACACTGCTTTCGAGGAGGAGACGCCAATGCCAGACCCATCCGAGAAGACGCGAAAGGCCGTTCATAGGAGCCCGAGGTACCCTGGAATGCCTTTGCCTGAGGCCATTGAGAAGGCACGGCAGATATATGCAGTGGAGAAGCGCGTCGCGACTACGCCCGAAGTGATCGCTACACAGCTTGGGTACACTCCGGGAACCGGCCCTGCCAACCGTGTTATGTCTGCCCTAAAGCAGTATAGGTTACTAGAGGAAAGTTCGGGCAGATTCAAAATATCGGATCTGGCTTTCAACATTCTGCACCTTTCCGAAGAGGCACCTGAGAGGCTAGCCGCCATAAGGGAAGCGGCCAAAAGCCCTGATATAATACGGGAAATTCTCCAGGAGTTCCCTGATGGGCTACCTTCTGACGCAACGTTGGGTGATTTCTTACTGAAGCGTAACTTTAACCCTGGTAGTGTCTCCTTCCTAATAAAGGTAGTGGCTGAGACAATATCCCTTGCAAAGCTTCAAGCTGATAACTATGAAGGTGGGACGGAGAACATCGCGTCGATGCCGCAACAACTGCCAGCAAATCGGACCTCGGAGCCTGCGAGCGTCACGGTCAACCGTGCGATACGGGAACGCATGGAAGCCGCAGGCGAGCGTGAGTTTGTCTATTGCCCATTTGGGCCGGATCGCGCGGGCCGTGTGTTGATCAAAGGTGATCCAACCCAAGCGGATATTGATGACCTGATCGCCTATCTGGAAATTGCGAAGCGACGGCTACCACCTGAAACGATTTGACAGGAGCGAGCAATGGCCAAGCCGAAGAAAGAGGGAATCCATTGGGTACAGCGAGGACGTAAACTCGTCCGCATTGTCCCGCCGTTGATGGCGCGCACGCTGGTTGTGGATCAGGCGTCGACCATGGCTGTCTATTTGGGCAAGTACATCGGCCAAACTCTCACGATGAGAATCGGGAGCGGCTCCGGCGCACGCATCGTACACCTGGAGGCGGAGCAGGCGCGCGAACTAGCCTATTCGCTCCTCCTCGCTGCGGAGCGATTGAGTATGTACGAAGACGGTTCGCCGGCAGAGCCCGGATTCGATTGAGCCGATTTCAAATTAGGACACTACCCATCCGAGAGGATCAGTGGCATTCGGGGCTTGAACAGTTTAGGCTTGGGAGCTGATGCGTTCGCCACTGTGGGTGCTACCCGTACTGGTCCTGGCGACGGGATGTCACTCCCCTGAGGCTGTACCGAAGCAGCCGAAGGAGATCGTCGACTTGTCGCCAGCCCTCAGCGAGGACAGCCCCTGTCGTCAGCTCGGCCACCGGACCTGTGACTTCCTCGGCGTCGCGCGGCAGACGTTCGCACCGGTGGTCCCCACCAATCCGAACTACGCCTTCGGCATGATGAGCTACAGCCTCCTGAGCCATGGCGGCGCTCATCTCGATGCTTCGGCTCGATTGCTGCGCGACGGCATGCGGGCTGACCAGGTATCACTCGACCGCTTCTATGGACCGGCGCGCGTATGGGATCTGCGCTGGCACGATCGCAACACCCTGTTGCAGGTCAACGACCTCGGTCAGCAACCGCCGGTTCTTCCCGGAGAGGTGCTGCTACTGCTCACGGGCTACACTCCGCCACCAGCCAACGAATGGCCGGTGTACAGCGCGCTGTCGCCGCAAGCGGCGAGCTGGCTCGTCGCTCGGGCGCCGCGCGCGGTCGGCACCGACATGCCGAGTCTGGGCAGCTTCGAACACTATGCGCAGCTCCTCGAACTGAGCCGGTCTCCGGACGAAGTGTGGGCCGAGACGCTGCCGTTTTTTCAGGCCGGCATTCCAGTCATCGAAGGCCTCATCAATCTCGAGCAGCTGGTCGACAAGCCCGCTGTGACGTTTGCTGGCTTTCCGCTCGCGGTCGCCGACCGCAGCGGCGCACCGATGCGTGCGGTTGCATTGGTATATTGATTGACTCCCCAAAACCTTTTCCCTATTGTCCCGCCGTTCCCCTCATGCGCATCACGTTGTTACCGCAGCACAAGCAGGTCGATCTGCCCGGACGGCATCGGGTTGCGGAAGTGCTGCGGCACCTCGGCATGCTGCCGGGCACCGCGATGGTCATCCGCGGCGATGAATTGGTGACCGAGCAAGACTTCCTTGAAGCCGACGACAACGTCGAGATCCGCTCCGTGATTTCGGGCGGAGCGTAGCCGCGGAGGGCAGTCATGAAGTGCACACGCTGCCGTGAACGCGCCGAGGTCCATCTGCGACAGCACAATTCGGCGTTCTGTCGCGGCTGTTTCCAGTTTTTCTTTCATCGTCAAGTCGAGCGCGCGATTCAGCACGAGCACATGTTCACTCTCGATGATGAAGTGCTCGTCGCCGTGTCGGGCGGCAAGGACAGCTTGGCGTTGTGGGACGTGCTGATCGCGCTCGGTTACCGCACGGTGGGCGTACACCTCGCGCTCGGCATCGGTGAGTACTCCGCGACGTCGACTGAGAAGACGGAGCGATTTGCCCGCGCGCGCGGCTTGCGACTCATCAAACTCACACTAGCCGACGAAGGCCCGGGGCTGGCGATCGCGAACGTGGCGAACGCCACGAATCGCAAATCGTGCGCCGCGTGCGGCACCGTGAAGCGGCACTACTTCGATCAGTTGGCCAACGAACACGGCTTTCGCGTCGTCGCTACCGGGCACAATCTCGACGACGAAGCGGCGCGCCTGCTCGGCAACGTGTTGCACTGGCAGACCGAGCACCTCGCCAAGCAGCATCCGGTGCTGGAACCCAATCACGAGAAATTTTCGCGCAAGGTCAAGCCGCTATTCCGTGTCAGCGAATACGAAACAGCCGTGTACGCGTTCTTTCGCGGCATCGACTACGTGATTGACGAGTGTCCCAACAGCGTCGGCGCAACCCAGCTGATCTACAAGGATGTGCTCAACCGACTGGAAGCGGCAATGCCGGGCACCAAGCTGACCTTCGTGAAGGAATTTCTGCGCAGCGGCCGCCCAGCGTTCGTCACGGCCGAAGCGCTGCCGCCGCCGCAATCGTGCGAGGGCTGCGGCATGCCGTCATTCGGAACGCTGTGCTCGTTCTGTCGCCTCAGCGCCGAGGTCGAACGCAAACAAGGGCCGGCGCACGTGAACTAGGCCGATGACGGATTCTCCACGGACCGCTCGTCTGGTGGCCGGCGACAGCGTGTTGTTCATCGACCACAAAGAACGCGAATACCTGCGCACGCTGCGAGCGGGCGGCCGGGTCAACTTGCGCAGTGGATCGCTGCAAGCCGATCAGCTCATCGGGCAGGAAGAAGGCACGGTCGTTTACAACACGGCGCGTGAGCCGTTTCTGATGCTGCGGCCGACGTTCGCGCAACTTATTCCGAATCTGCCGCGCAAGGCGCAAGTGATCTACCCGAAGGACATCGGGCCGATCCTGCTGTGGGGCGACATGTATCCGGGCGCCACCGTCGTCGAGATCGGCGCCGGCCCCGGCGCATTGACGATGGCGCTGCTGCGCGCGGTGGGGCCGCACGGCCACGTCACCTCGTATGAGGCGCGCGCCGACTTCGTCGAGATGGCGCGCCACAACGTCGAGCAATTTCACGGACCAGCGGCCAATTGGACACTCAAGTTGGCCGACGCGGCGGCGGGCATCAGCGAACGGAACGTCGACCGCATGGTGCTCGACCTCGCCGAGCCGTGGCAGCTACTGCCGCAGATCAAAGCCGCGTTGCGCCCGGGCGGCCTGGTGATGGGGTACGTCCCCACTGCGTTGCAGATCAAAGAATGGGTCGACGGGTTGCGCGCGCACGGCTTCGGGGCGGTGCAAGTGATGGAGACGCTGCAGCGCTTCTGGCACGTGAAGGCCCGCAGCGTTCGGCCGGAACACCGCATGGTGGCGCACACCGGCTTTATCACCGTTGCCCGCCGCCTGGCCGCGGCGACCGCGGCGGCCCTTGCAGAGCAGCCGACGAACGTTTCTGCCGACGATGCGGATACCGAGGCGCCCGACGACGCCGACGACCCGACGGTCGACATTGACTCTTGACCTTGGGCTGTAGTAGCGAGTCGTCTCGTCTGGTCGCGTTGTCGCTCATGACCAAGGACGATTTACGACGCAAAGTCTGGATGCGGTTGAAGTTGGCGGAAGCGATTCGCTTCCCCGCCGTCGAAGGACGGGTGCCGAATTTTGCCGGAGCCGATCACGCTGCGCTGTTGCTCGGGGAGCTGACGCTCTGGAAGCGCGCGAAAGCGCTCAAGATCAGTAGCGACGCCCCGCAACGCAGCATCCGCCACCTCGCCATCGTGCAGGGCAAGATCGTCTACATTCCCGTCCCACATCTGCGCGGGGACAAGTGCTTCGTCGAGATTGATCCCGAGCGACTCGGCGTCCGCGCCCTGCGGGCGTTGAGTATCAAGGGCGCCTTGCGATTCGGTCGCTTGGTGGCACCACATGAGATGCAGCCGGTGGATCTCATCGTCTGTGGCTCGATGGCGGTGAGTCGGCAAGGCGCGCGCCTGGGCAGCGGGGGCGGCTACTGCGATCTCGAGTACGCGCTGTTGCGCAAGGACGGCAAGGTCCGCGAGTACACGCCGATTCTGACGACGATCCATCCGCTGCAAATCGTCGAGGAGCGCATCCCCATGCGCGGGCATGACCTTCCCGTCGACTTTCTGGTTACTCCTGAGCAGGTCATCGCGGCACCCAGCCTGCACCCGCGACCCCGCGGCATCATGTGGGATCTTTTGGCTGAAGAACGCATTCGAGCCATTCCCGCTCTGCAGCGTGGCCGTCGCGAAGTCCGCGGCGCCCCGACACCACGGCAGATCTAGGAAGCGACTACGTCAGTCATAGCTGCCCTGGATGCGGAGCCGCGGGCCGCAGCGTAAACCAAAAGGTCGTGCCGTGCTCGGGGGCGGCCTCCAACCAGATGCGGCCGCCATGCTTCTCGATGATTTTGCGGACGAGAGTCAGGCCGATTCCCTCGCCGGACGCGCTGCCGTTGGCCAGGCGATGAAAGAGTCGAAAGACGGCCTCGTGTTTCGCCGCAGGAATTCCCGGTCCGGTATCGCGCACGTAGCAGATGCACGTGCCAGACTCGCTCCGGGAACCGATCTCGATACGGCGCAAGGGTCGGTCGTCCATGTACTTGATCGCATTGTCGACCAGATTGCTGATCGCTTGACTGAGCCGCCCGGGATCGCCGACCACCACCGGCAGATGGCCGAGCGCGACTGTGATCGCCTTCTGGTCGAGCTGATAGTGAAACGAATCGATTATCTTGCCCACCATCGGTCCCAGCGGCACCGCATCGGTGGGATGGGTGCGCGTCGCGATACGCGAGACGTTCAACAACGAACCGATCAGACTATCCATGCGGGCCGCCGCCGCCGTGACAAACCGGATCGACTCCTCGATGTCCGCGAGGGTGGCGCGGCTCTCGGGACTCGCCGGTCGTTGCTGCTGTAGCTCATCGAGCCCGATCTGGATCTCACGGGTAAAGCCTTGCACGTTG
Coding sequences:
- a CDS encoding electron transfer flavoprotein alpha/ beta subunit, whose protein sequence is MRIVVCIKQVPVVSAMQFDATSKTLKREGVPTEVSSFDVRALIKAVDLVRAHGGEVVVLTMGPPQAREALAECLALGADRAVHLCDRAFAGSDTLATARVLAAAIRREPFDLILCGRHSVDAETGQVGPEVAELLDVAQITGAHTIEVNVATRRITSERETDNGFETVEVGWPALVTAAEDLAPERFPSKTDREQAKQKPIVTVTAAELPLATEQLGTSGSPTWVAGLETIETKRRGQVLTGDTLEQVVDQLVSALLKHGLFGEWQATAAPRTPAAGTVPRAGAKDIWVLGEVLHERVRPVTYELLGKAAELAQRMDASVTAFIIGAGAERHATECAHYGAQHVLVADHARLPHYDTELWAAIVADAIRTRQPGVVLLPATVMGRDLAPRVAARLGLGLTGDCIDLDLDGEGRLLQYKPAFGGSVVAPILSKTRPEMATVRPGLLDAATPDTSRRAVVERLPVPNQVARVNVVAQRRTAESAAALDHAPVVIGVGMGLGSAANLAALEPLAKVLNAAMCSTRDVSDASWLPRQYQVGLTGRAIAPQLYVAIGIRGAMEHMVGVRRAGVIVAINKNAKAPVFKAADYGIVGDYAEVVPLLTDRLQRARN
- a CDS encoding SocA family protein, with the protein product MRFRFNERKAAQAAAYLIKLRGGRLNYMKLIKLLYLADRRVLVERGRMITGDHMVSMPHGPVLSTVLDLINWGSRTPSPWSEYITTSTSYEVALARELETDELSKYELRILDEVDSKYGPLDKWALRDLTHDLPEWVDPDGSSDPIDPQTILHHEGKSQEEIRQLTHDAEDTYFLDLRSRPHVSQS
- a CDS encoding IS1 family transposase, whose translation is MANVLKKDKQVAVISMLLEGSSVRSAERITGVHRDTILRLMVRVGTKCAEFSDWALRDLDCRRIEVDEIWAFVAKKNKNVEEGDDWSRVGDQYTFVALDPVSKLIPSYKVGKRTYHTTMEFVDDLASRLRNRVQISSDGFPAYVHAIEQAFGRDVDYATVVKEYAETPAGRGRYSPPRVVSSEKDDLIGYPNMDLVSTSLVERSNLSIRTHCRRLTRLSLGFSKKLENFKASMDLYFAFYNFVREHRTIRCTPAMEAGVLPSALSIGDLVDMAA
- a CDS encoding cyclase family protein; its protein translation is MRSPLWVLPVLVLATGCHSPEAVPKQPKEIVDLSPALSEDSPCRQLGHRTCDFLGVARQTFAPVVPTNPNYAFGMMSYSLLSHGGAHLDASARLLRDGMRADQVSLDRFYGPARVWDLRWHDRNTLLQVNDLGQQPPVLPGEVLLLLTGYTPPPANEWPVYSALSPQAASWLVARAPRAVGTDMPSLGSFEHYAQLLELSRSPDEVWAETLPFFQAGIPVIEGLINLEQLVDKPAVTFAGFPLAVADRSGAPMRAVALVY
- a CDS encoding thiamine biosynthesis protein ThiS, producing the protein MRITLLPQHKQVDLPGRHRVAEVLRHLGMLPGTAMVIRGDELVTEQDFLEADDNVEIRSVISGGA
- a CDS encoding adenine nucleotide alpha hydrolase family protein, with amino-acid sequence MKCTRCRERAEVHLRQHNSAFCRGCFQFFFHRQVERAIQHEHMFTLDDEVLVAVSGGKDSLALWDVLIALGYRTVGVHLALGIGEYSATSTEKTERFARARGLRLIKLTLADEGPGLAIANVANATNRKSCAACGTVKRHYFDQLANEHGFRVVATGHNLDDEAARLLGNVLHWQTEHLAKQHPVLEPNHEKFSRKVKPLFRVSEYETAVYAFFRGIDYVIDECPNSVGATQLIYKDVLNRLEAAMPGTKLTFVKEFLRSGRPAFVTAEALPPPQSCEGCGMPSFGTLCSFCRLSAEVERKQGPAHVN
- a CDS encoding tRNA (adenine-N1)-methyltransferase, encoding MTDSPRTARLVAGDSVLFIDHKEREYLRTLRAGGRVNLRSGSLQADQLIGQEEGTVVYNTAREPFLMLRPTFAQLIPNLPRKAQVIYPKDIGPILLWGDMYPGATVVEIGAGPGALTMALLRAVGPHGHVTSYEARADFVEMARHNVEQFHGPAANWTLKLADAAAGISERNVDRMVLDLAEPWQLLPQIKAALRPGGLVMGYVPTALQIKEWVDGLRAHGFGAVQVMETLQRFWHVKARSVRPEHRMVAHTGFITVARRLAAATAAALAEQPTNVSADDADTEAPDDADDPTVDIDS
- a CDS encoding 5-formyltetrahydrofolate cyclo-ligase; protein product: MTKDDLRRKVWMRLKLAEAIRFPAVEGRVPNFAGADHAALLLGELTLWKRAKALKISSDAPQRSIRHLAIVQGKIVYIPVPHLRGDKCFVEIDPERLGVRALRALSIKGALRFGRLVAPHEMQPVDLIVCGSMAVSRQGARLGSGGGYCDLEYALLRKDGKVREYTPILTTIHPLQIVEERIPMRGHDLPVDFLVTPEQVIAAPSLHPRPRGIMWDLLAEERIRAIPALQRGRREVRGAPTPRQI